One part of the Candidatus Cloacimonadota bacterium genome encodes these proteins:
- a CDS encoding asparagine synthetase B: MKYILIALIFLISISISAEILIPMDSFSQTNHLKAYGIAFEALKKQIVVKWLLNYRGGSWLFPDYPELENLCNIRGVSYEKISSLEVVNIMNEIDASNMDVVVLEKEPKIAVYVPPNKQPWDDAVTLALTYAQIEYETLWDEEVLSGKLADYDWLHLHHEDFTGQYGKFYSAYRNTSWYKEDVRINEDMAYSLGYSKVWQMKHAVVEKIREYVKNGGFLFAMCAACDTFDIAQAAINLDICESVFDGDEKDPNFKSKLDFKRTFAFENFTLIPSPYVYEFSTIDASDYAKLRGPEQDFFQLFDFSAKYDPVPTMLTQCHINVINGFLGQTTSFHKEYVKKSVIILGESPGVDEVKYLHGNFGKGTFTFYGGHDPEDYQHRIGDPETVLDLHKNSPGYRLILNNILFPAAEKKKLKT, from the coding sequence ATGAAATATATCTTAATAGCATTAATATTTTTGATCAGCATTTCGATATCCGCTGAAATCCTGATCCCGATGGACAGCTTTTCGCAAACGAATCATCTAAAGGCTTATGGAATTGCTTTTGAAGCCCTGAAAAAACAGATCGTGGTAAAATGGCTTTTAAATTATCGAGGAGGTTCCTGGCTCTTTCCTGATTATCCGGAATTGGAAAATCTCTGTAATATTCGCGGGGTCAGTTATGAGAAAATATCCTCGTTAGAAGTTGTTAATATCATGAATGAGATCGATGCTTCCAATATGGATGTTGTCGTCCTGGAAAAAGAGCCGAAAATTGCAGTTTATGTTCCTCCCAACAAACAACCCTGGGATGATGCCGTAACTCTTGCTTTAACTTATGCTCAAATAGAATATGAAACGCTCTGGGATGAAGAAGTGCTTTCAGGCAAACTTGCTGATTATGATTGGCTTCATCTTCATCATGAAGATTTTACCGGGCAATACGGAAAATTTTATTCTGCATATCGTAATACCAGCTGGTATAAAGAAGATGTCAGGATCAACGAGGATATGGCTTATAGTCTTGGTTACAGCAAAGTCTGGCAGATGAAACATGCAGTTGTGGAAAAGATCAGGGAATATGTGAAAAACGGTGGATTTTTATTTGCCATGTGTGCTGCCTGTGATACTTTTGATATTGCTCAAGCAGCTATCAACCTTGATATTTGCGAATCTGTTTTTGATGGAGACGAAAAAGATCCTAATTTCAAATCCAAATTGGATTTTAAGCGCACTTTTGCATTTGAGAATTTCACTCTAATTCCCAGTCCTTATGTTTATGAATTTTCTACAATAGATGCCAGTGATTATGCCAAATTGCGTGGTCCCGAACAGGATTTTTTCCAGTTGTTTGATTTCTCTGCAAAATACGATCCTGTTCCCACCATGCTGACTCAATGTCATATAAATGTGATAAATGGATTTCTGGGGCAGACAACTTCTTTTCATAAAGAATATGTAAAGAAAAGTGTGATCATTCTCGGTGAATCTCCTGGAGTCGATGAAGTTAAATACCTGCATGGAAATTTCGGAAAAGGAACTTTTACTTTTTATGGCGGACATGATCCGGAAGATTATCAGCATCGGATTGGAGATCCTGAAACGGTTCTCGATCTGCATAAGAATTCTCCCGGCTATCGTTTGATCCTGAATAATATTCTTTTTCCGGCAGCTGAGAAGAAGAAGCTGAAGACATAA
- a CDS encoding S1 RNA-binding domain-containing protein has protein sequence MEKKDEIIEKKEEILENSESNIEEPEIVEKSDEIVSEEIEQEEKEIPETSESGENTEFAQMLEDSLLNIPQLDVGDKIEGEILNITDSYIFISIGGKRDAYAEKVDYLDKNGNLPFKIGDTLSGYVTKYTETETLISKSLVSVNKRILKEAFEEKIPVNGKVVSMINKGYLINISGVRAFCPMSHIDNKFVKDPKEFLGQNLDFIIIEFKENGRNIVASRKVILDEEKNKLKNETLSKLELNSIVKGKVTRLTNFGAFVDLGGIEGLLHISQFSWARVESPSEMMNIGDEIEAKIINIKGEKISLSLKAMSENPFEQALEEFKEGDVVSCRILRNQPFGSFVEIKPGVEGLIPISELALGRRINNPSEVVTEGDQVEAQIMRINHEKKKISLSLKALQPDPWDDIEEVITENDIITGKIENIVNFGAFIKIKDGVDGLLPSSKIKLAGLKLDKANIGEELKVRVVRIDREKKRISLEPTNLPESAIEAKDDWHKYKKQKKKKEVIVNDSPFADL, from the coding sequence ATGGAAAAAAAAGATGAAATAATTGAAAAAAAAGAAGAAATTCTGGAAAATTCAGAAAGCAATATAGAAGAACCTGAAATAGTTGAAAAATCAGATGAAATTGTATCTGAAGAAATTGAACAGGAAGAAAAAGAAATTCCGGAAACATCCGAATCAGGAGAAAACACAGAATTCGCTCAAATGCTGGAAGATTCGCTTTTAAACATTCCTCAACTGGATGTTGGAGATAAAATAGAAGGTGAAATCCTGAATATCACAGATTCTTATATTTTTATTTCTATCGGAGGGAAACGGGATGCTTATGCTGAAAAGGTTGACTATCTGGATAAAAACGGAAATCTACCTTTCAAAATTGGAGATACTCTTTCCGGTTATGTGACCAAATATACTGAAACCGAAACATTGATCTCTAAAAGCCTGGTTTCTGTAAACAAAAGAATTTTAAAAGAAGCTTTCGAAGAGAAAATTCCTGTAAACGGCAAAGTCGTATCCATGATCAACAAAGGATATTTGATCAATATTTCTGGAGTCAGAGCTTTTTGTCCAATGTCTCATATCGATAATAAATTCGTGAAAGATCCCAAAGAATTTTTAGGTCAGAACCTCGATTTTATCATCATAGAATTTAAGGAAAATGGGCGGAATATTGTAGCGTCACGCAAGGTTATTCTCGATGAAGAAAAGAATAAACTGAAGAATGAGACCTTGAGTAAACTGGAATTAAATTCGATCGTGAAAGGAAAAGTTACAAGATTAACTAATTTTGGTGCATTTGTCGATCTTGGTGGGATCGAAGGTCTTTTGCATATCTCTCAGTTTTCCTGGGCAAGAGTAGAATCACCTTCAGAAATGATGAATATCGGAGATGAAATCGAAGCAAAGATCATTAATATTAAAGGTGAGAAAATTTCGCTCAGTTTAAAAGCGATGAGTGAAAATCCCTTTGAACAGGCTTTAGAAGAGTTTAAAGAAGGCGATGTTGTATCATGTCGCATTCTTCGGAATCAACCATTTGGTTCTTTTGTCGAGATCAAGCCGGGAGTGGAAGGATTAATTCCAATTTCAGAACTTGCTTTGGGGCGAAGAATTAATAATCCTTCGGAAGTTGTCACGGAAGGTGATCAGGTGGAAGCTCAAATAATGAGAATAAATCATGAAAAGAAGAAGATTTCTCTTTCCTTGAAAGCTCTACAGCCCGATCCATGGGATGATATTGAAGAAGTTATCACAGAAAATGATATAATTACCGGTAAAATTGAGAATATAGTAAATTTCGGTGCTTTCATCAAGATTAAAGATGGAGTCGATGGTCTGCTTCCTTCTTCCAAAATAAAACTGGCAGGTTTGAAACTCGATAAAGCTAATATCGGGGAAGAATTAAAAGTTCGTGTTGTTAGAATAGATCGAGAAAAGAAAAGAATTTCATTAGAACCGACCAATCTTCCGGAATCTGCAATTGAAGCTAAAGATGATTGGCATAAATATAAAAAGCAGAAGAAGAAAAAAGAAGTGATCGTTAATGATAGTCCGTTTGCGGATTTGTAA